A single region of the Solwaraspora sp. WMMD791 genome encodes:
- a CDS encoding arginase family protein, with protein MRRIAVLDAPSNLGLRPPTETSVPGCAKAPGALRDHALVARLGARDAGCLTPPRYDPADWRPGDGVCHAGSISAYSTALAGRIGAIIDAGEFPVVLGGDCSILLGAALAMHRLGESVGGRIGLVFVDGHSDFRHPGNASYVGAAAGEDLALVTGRGQPDLAAIEGRRPYFRDVDVVVLGIRAQDEYRLDLQAAGIVTRPVPALRAEGAARSAQWARDQLVDCAGYWVHVDVDVLDPAVMPAVDAPDPGGIAFAELELLLAELVDTPHCLGVELTVFDPDYDPDGSYAADIVATLVAGLRPVHGDRPASDAAPASPAPQTSTPPATQPAAPAAVPAVATAPVAESTAAGSAEPDAPAAAALRPAVPPVPPVTLTIADRIAPRGATKPGRLRRPAPSPRPATADSADPTPDEVPAPPATEP; from the coding sequence ATGCGCCGGATAGCCGTCCTTGACGCACCGTCGAATCTCGGTCTGCGCCCGCCGACCGAGACGTCGGTGCCCGGCTGCGCGAAAGCGCCCGGCGCACTGCGTGATCACGCCCTGGTGGCCCGGCTCGGCGCCCGTGACGCCGGCTGCCTCACCCCACCGAGGTACGACCCGGCGGACTGGCGCCCCGGTGACGGGGTGTGCCACGCCGGGTCGATCTCGGCGTACTCGACGGCGCTCGCCGGCCGGATCGGGGCGATCATCGACGCCGGCGAGTTTCCGGTGGTGCTCGGCGGTGACTGCTCGATCCTGCTCGGCGCGGCCCTGGCCATGCACCGGCTCGGTGAGTCCGTCGGCGGCCGGATCGGGCTGGTCTTCGTCGACGGGCACTCCGACTTCCGCCACCCCGGCAACGCCTCCTACGTGGGCGCGGCGGCCGGTGAGGACCTGGCTCTGGTCACCGGCCGGGGCCAGCCGGATCTGGCCGCCATCGAGGGCCGGCGGCCGTACTTCCGCGACGTCGACGTGGTGGTGCTCGGTATCCGGGCCCAGGACGAGTACCGGCTCGATCTGCAGGCGGCCGGGATCGTCACCCGGCCGGTGCCGGCGCTACGGGCCGAGGGCGCGGCCCGTAGCGCCCAGTGGGCCCGGGACCAGCTGGTCGACTGCGCCGGCTACTGGGTGCACGTCGACGTCGACGTGCTGGACCCGGCGGTGATGCCGGCCGTCGACGCCCCCGACCCGGGTGGCATCGCCTTCGCCGAGTTGGAGCTGCTGCTGGCGGAGCTGGTCGACACGCCGCACTGTCTCGGTGTCGAGCTGACCGTCTTCGACCCGGACTACGACCCGGACGGCAGCTACGCGGCGGACATCGTCGCCACCCTGGTCGCCGGGCTGCGCCCGGTGCACGGTGACCGGCCCGCCAGCGACGCGGCCCCGGCGTCGCCGGCCCCGCAGACGTCGACGCCGCCGGCCACGCAGCCGGCGGCCCCCGCTGCGGTCCCGGCGGTGGCGACAGCTCCGGTCGCCGAATCGACCGCCGCCGGATCGGCCGAGCCGGACGCTCCGGCGGCGGCGGCGCTGCGACCTGCGGTGCCACCGGTCCCGCCGGTGACGTTGACGATCGCCGACCGGATCGCGCCGCGTGGGGCGACCAAGCCCGGACGGCTACGGCGACCGGCGCCGTCCCCACGGCCCGCTACCGCAGATTCCGCCGACCCGACGCCCGACGAAGTGCCCGCTCCGCCTGCCACTGAGCCTTGA
- a CDS encoding tetratricopeptide repeat protein, translating to MSDPRTTPSIFTRGAVDLSSLRSAAPAAPRPGTGAPTSAGGGPAAGPSGPSGAPAGGGVAVIDVTEATFQSEVLERSMTTPVVIDFWAEWCQPCKQLSPVLEKLAAEGGGAWVLAKVDVDSNQRLAQMFRVQSIPMVYAVVGGQPVDAFAGVVPEAQLRQWIGAVLKAGGVAVEAPEDPMLGAADEALMMGDLDAAEQAYRKILNESPADAAAEAGLAQVALARRVQGVQPAAALDAARTAPDDVAAQLLAADVEVLNGQADQAYQRLIDLIRRSAGDDRETIRKHLVSLFTVAGPDDPAVIKARRALASALF from the coding sequence ATGAGCGACCCACGTACCACCCCGTCGATCTTCACCCGCGGCGCGGTAGACCTGAGCTCCCTGCGCAGCGCCGCGCCGGCCGCCCCGCGCCCCGGCACAGGGGCCCCGACCAGCGCCGGTGGCGGTCCGGCCGCCGGTCCGAGCGGTCCCAGTGGTGCGCCGGCCGGCGGCGGTGTCGCCGTCATCGACGTCACCGAGGCGACGTTCCAGTCGGAGGTCCTGGAACGCTCGATGACCACGCCGGTCGTCATCGACTTCTGGGCCGAGTGGTGCCAACCGTGCAAGCAGCTCTCCCCGGTGCTGGAGAAACTCGCCGCCGAAGGCGGCGGCGCCTGGGTGCTGGCCAAGGTCGACGTGGACAGCAACCAGCGGCTGGCCCAGATGTTCCGGGTGCAGTCGATCCCGATGGTGTACGCGGTGGTCGGCGGCCAGCCGGTCGACGCCTTCGCCGGTGTGGTTCCGGAGGCCCAGCTGCGTCAGTGGATCGGCGCGGTGCTGAAAGCCGGTGGCGTCGCCGTCGAGGCACCCGAGGATCCGATGCTCGGCGCGGCTGACGAGGCACTGATGATGGGCGACCTGGACGCCGCCGAGCAGGCGTACCGGAAGATCCTCAACGAGTCGCCGGCCGACGCGGCCGCCGAGGCCGGGCTGGCGCAGGTGGCCCTGGCCCGCCGGGTGCAGGGGGTGCAGCCGGCGGCGGCGCTCGACGCGGCGCGGACCGCGCCGGACGACGTCGCGGCGCAGCTGCTCGCCGCCGACGTCGAGGTGCTCAACGGCCAGGCCGATCAGGCCTACCAACGGCTGATCGACCTGATCCGGCGCAGCGCCGGCGACGACCGGGAGACCATCCGCAAGCACCTGGTCTCGCTGTTCACCGTGGCCGGCCCGGACGATCCGGCAGTGATCAAGGCTCGCCGCGCGCTGGCCAGCGCGCTGTTCTGA
- a CDS encoding FtsX-like permease family protein, which produces MISLLLSMVAARRGQALVVFVLSVFATAAAVTGPAYLAAADRAVVVAETSATGRSQRTVSLSVPDLPPGQEGAFQAVTNAVGELPGFRTVYSVQSPILGVESVATEVSYLAFREDVCAHLRMVEGRCLMSPYEVVLGVDTASRLGVVPGQGMTITVAQYDPGQRIYRPAGAPAQVTVVGLYAPLDPDALYWGRTPYFVPGTLDAYREPVFTGRFTVDDIDRPGDFRSVEALASDDALRPERLPALDRQLDDIGERLSVEGGGFVHLTDDVSSLLDRIAQAQALTRQVVPVAAVPLVILCLFVVFMAVAAGTVARRTELGLLALRGTPRRARWLLAAGEPAVAIALGAPVGYLLGSVFVGVLAGLRLEEGRFAPVTSGTAVLAGCATLVGALAVAVLAQRRELASPVVDLLRRVPPRTRLWASLLVEAVMLALTVVAVAQLRLFDSELVGLSLLVPALIGVTVALVAARLVAPLTGRLGAAALRRGRLAAALGLLHLARQPAGQRLFTLLTVTVAVTGYAAVAFDVAEQSRSARAEVQAGTDRALTVLPVPAGTLLTAVRSVDPDGRYAMAVGRAGADAGTGADIPVLLADTAALAATARWRPDFGPAGAAEVADRLRTPAGAPIAVDGTELAVELTLAAPGRTAAGAPDDDAPPVGDVRFTVHLRSPSGRLVTASVTASAGQRSYPVSVDCTDGCQLAGFSVRSEPAGGAATSPEETTFRVVPDVTVTGLAVDGTRLLDPAALSDESRWRLPSGGAVDVDPAGLRVRPGDAADPWILPADVPVPLPALVTRVDDRPQGLKRTTIRLETGAPVESVTEAPVEVLPALGTRGLLVDLEYAVRSVPENTVLDTAQVWLSRDAPADVAERLDVAGLTVTGEVTPERVRQRLDRTAPALAIWFHLLAAALAVVLACAGMVLLAMVERRRRGEDLTALTVQGLSARTAARSLRWSALPAVVLATVTGLGAALLAWWATGGYLPVATDGDIALAPVEWPRPVAVLVPVIGVMVLFGAVALALGRTVRVRD; this is translated from the coding sequence ATGATCTCACTGCTGTTGTCGATGGTGGCTGCCCGGCGCGGTCAGGCGCTCGTGGTCTTCGTACTCAGCGTCTTCGCCACGGCGGCGGCGGTGACCGGCCCGGCGTACCTGGCCGCCGCCGACCGGGCCGTGGTGGTGGCGGAGACGTCGGCGACCGGCCGGTCACAGCGCACGGTCAGCTTGTCCGTTCCCGACCTGCCCCCGGGCCAGGAGGGCGCGTTCCAGGCCGTCACGAACGCGGTCGGTGAGCTGCCCGGGTTCCGTACGGTCTACTCGGTGCAGTCGCCGATCCTCGGCGTCGAATCCGTCGCCACCGAGGTGTCGTACCTGGCCTTCCGCGAGGACGTCTGTGCCCACCTGCGGATGGTCGAGGGCCGGTGCCTGATGTCGCCGTACGAGGTGGTCCTCGGCGTCGACACGGCCAGCCGGCTGGGAGTGGTCCCCGGCCAGGGCATGACCATCACCGTGGCCCAGTACGATCCGGGGCAACGGATCTACCGCCCCGCCGGCGCACCTGCCCAGGTCACCGTGGTCGGCCTCTACGCGCCGCTCGATCCGGACGCGCTCTACTGGGGCCGTACACCGTACTTCGTCCCGGGCACGCTGGACGCCTATCGTGAGCCGGTCTTCACCGGCCGGTTCACCGTCGACGACATCGACCGGCCGGGCGATTTCCGGAGCGTCGAGGCGTTGGCCAGCGACGACGCGTTGCGACCGGAGCGGCTGCCGGCCCTCGACCGGCAACTCGACGACATCGGCGAGCGGCTCAGTGTCGAGGGCGGCGGATTCGTCCACCTGACCGACGACGTGAGCTCCTTGCTGGACCGGATCGCTCAGGCCCAGGCGCTGACCCGTCAGGTGGTGCCGGTCGCCGCCGTACCGCTGGTGATCCTCTGCCTGTTCGTCGTCTTCATGGCGGTCGCCGCCGGAACCGTCGCCCGCCGTACCGAACTGGGCCTGCTCGCGCTGCGCGGTACGCCCCGGCGGGCCCGCTGGCTGCTGGCCGCCGGCGAACCGGCGGTCGCGATCGCCCTCGGCGCACCGGTCGGCTACCTGCTCGGGTCGGTGTTCGTCGGCGTCCTTGCCGGCCTGCGGTTGGAGGAGGGCCGGTTCGCGCCGGTCACCTCCGGTACGGCCGTGCTGGCCGGCTGCGCCACGCTCGTCGGCGCGCTGGCCGTCGCGGTCCTCGCCCAGCGCCGGGAACTGGCCAGCCCGGTGGTCGATCTGCTGCGCCGGGTGCCGCCCCGGACCCGGCTCTGGGCGTCGCTGCTGGTCGAAGCGGTCATGCTCGCCCTGACCGTGGTCGCCGTAGCCCAGCTGCGGCTCTTCGACAGCGAACTGGTCGGCCTGTCGTTGCTGGTGCCGGCCCTGATCGGGGTGACCGTGGCGCTGGTCGCCGCCCGGCTGGTGGCACCACTGACCGGGCGACTCGGCGCCGCCGCCCTGCGTCGGGGCCGGCTCGCCGCCGCCCTGGGGCTGCTGCACCTGGCCCGCCAGCCGGCCGGTCAACGCCTGTTCACCCTGCTCACGGTCACCGTCGCGGTGACCGGCTACGCGGCCGTCGCGTTCGACGTGGCAGAGCAGTCCCGGTCGGCGCGGGCCGAGGTGCAGGCCGGCACAGACCGGGCGTTGACCGTGCTGCCGGTTCCCGCCGGGACGCTGCTGACCGCCGTGCGCAGCGTCGACCCCGACGGCCGGTACGCCATGGCCGTCGGGCGGGCCGGTGCCGACGCCGGGACCGGTGCCGACATCCCGGTGCTGCTGGCCGACACCGCCGCCCTGGCGGCCACTGCCCGGTGGCGGCCGGACTTCGGCCCCGCCGGCGCGGCCGAGGTCGCCGACCGGCTGCGGACACCGGCCGGCGCGCCGATCGCCGTCGACGGGACCGAGCTGGCCGTCGAGTTGACCCTCGCCGCCCCGGGGCGTACCGCGGCCGGGGCGCCGGACGACGACGCGCCACCGGTCGGCGACGTGCGGTTCACCGTGCACCTGCGGTCCCCGTCGGGGCGCCTGGTCACCGCGTCGGTGACCGCCAGCGCCGGGCAGCGCAGCTACCCGGTGTCCGTCGACTGTACCGACGGCTGCCAGCTGGCCGGGTTCTCCGTCCGGTCCGAGCCGGCCGGCGGCGCGGCGACGTCCCCGGAGGAGACCACCTTCCGGGTGGTCCCGGACGTGACGGTGACCGGGCTGGCCGTGGACGGGACCCGGCTGCTCGACCCGGCTGCGTTGAGTGACGAGAGCCGTTGGCGTCTGCCCTCCGGCGGCGCCGTCGATGTCGACCCGGCCGGGCTGCGGGTACGCCCCGGCGACGCCGCCGACCCGTGGATCCTGCCGGCCGACGTCCCGGTCCCGCTGCCGGCCCTGGTCACCCGGGTCGACGACCGGCCGCAGGGGCTCAAGCGCACCACCATCCGGTTGGAGACCGGCGCACCGGTCGAGTCGGTGACCGAGGCACCGGTCGAGGTGCTGCCGGCCCTGGGCACCCGCGGCCTTCTGGTCGACCTGGAGTACGCCGTACGGTCGGTGCCGGAGAACACGGTGCTCGACACGGCTCAGGTGTGGCTCAGCCGGGACGCCCCGGCCGACGTCGCCGAGCGGCTCGACGTGGCCGGGCTCACCGTGACCGGCGAGGTCACCCCCGAGCGGGTACGCCAGCGGCTCGACCGGACGGCACCGGCCCTGGCGATCTGGTTCCACCTGCTCGCCGCCGCGCTCGCCGTGGTGCTGGCCTGCGCCGGGATGGTGCTGCTGGCCATGGTCGAACGGCGCCGCCGGGGCGAGGACCTGACGGCGCTGACCGTCCAGGGGCTGTCGGCGCGGACCGCGGCCCGGTCGCTGCGCTGGAGCGCGCTGCCGGCGGTGGTGCTGGCCACCGTGACCGGGCTCGGCGCCGCGCTGCTCGCCTGGTGGGCCACCGGTGGCTACCTGCCGGTCGCCACCGACGGCGACATCGCGCTCGCCCCGGTCGAGTGGCCCCGGCCGGTCGCCGTACTGGTTCCCGTGATCGGCGTCATGGTGCTGTTCGGGGCGGTGGCGCTGGCGTTGGGACGCACGGTTCGCGTGCGAGACTAG
- a CDS encoding FtsX-like permease family protein, translated as MFALILGALRARAGQTVALLVLTALAVTATTAAPWYAAAATRTVAEAAVADAGPGQLAARATGRIELDGPDLPRDQVVDPTTGDRAARDTAGAELLAQARDGGSAVIGLPDAQVSSSVWSVGTLASGQVGLLADLVHREQVCDHLTITGACPADPGDVLISARTAERLGVDVGDRLTHQASRQAAIALTVTGTYQVADPHSPYWAFGLLGTGAGTDDASTDSGDPAYATAGTLAATPASALSVDHHLILPGAAFIDGVDVASALRRSAGGGSGRWLTRTDAGILVNQINRHRQLVNLGVGVAAGQLLLLSWFALFFAVRHTAEHRRRDLGLVKLRGGARWRVWLLTLGQSGLPMLVGALIGLAAGVLCARLLAGAGPDPDRLATAARLAAAAAGTAVAGALAAAIAADLSNARAGVVDLLRHVPARHRGWRADVVDLIAVAVAAAGLYQAYTATTAPGEVSGVVLLAPALLALAVALIAGRFATPGAARAGAALLRQGRLPAALAALHLARRPGTARLVALLTVAVALFGTAISGWTESLDARATRATHAVGTDQVLTVQARSRAHLLAAVRAADPSGRQAMAVVSNATGSAQQILAVDTARFAAVAAWHPWYGSAAAEVAAALTAPITGVTVADGELRLTAVGPADVPVSVVAYMVDQVGSPVTAVFGPLGPTSGEHRATVDGCGPDGCRLTALELRQPGWNGRPVPAEPGLTVTLRELAGTTTPVLDRAFFADLRNWRGPVAAGAIGPALTVADGGLTVTAPGPGRDRSTRVHVIETPVPLPVVRSGPELAPELPGDPRLAVFGADDLPVRYVAVADALPQARVRGYLVDLELADRLAGSAGSGDVPQVWLAPDAPADLADRLTAQGLTVIGVESQADVVEQLGRQGAPSALRFQLAAGLIGLLLAAGALMVVAAVERGDRSAELTALRTQGLPARAVARIAYGGYVVTAALAVVVGLLVTVVGRLPVLQTMPVFVDNWAVLPLRIGPRPVPLLITLVTATVVLGCAAVFAGHRLVRAVESPAEEPAVDTRPADRSHR; from the coding sequence ATGTTCGCACTGATTCTCGGGGCACTGCGGGCCCGCGCCGGCCAGACCGTCGCCCTGCTGGTACTGACCGCACTCGCGGTCACCGCGACCACCGCCGCCCCCTGGTACGCCGCGGCGGCCACCCGCACGGTCGCCGAGGCGGCCGTCGCCGACGCCGGGCCGGGCCAGCTGGCCGCCCGGGCGACCGGCCGGATCGAGCTCGACGGCCCGGACCTGCCGCGTGACCAGGTGGTCGACCCCACCACCGGCGACCGGGCCGCCCGCGACACGGCCGGCGCGGAACTGCTCGCCCAGGCCCGCGACGGCGGCTCGGCGGTCATCGGATTACCGGACGCGCAGGTCAGCAGTTCGGTGTGGAGCGTCGGCACCCTCGCCTCCGGACAGGTCGGGCTCCTGGCCGACCTGGTGCACCGGGAGCAGGTCTGCGACCACCTCACCATCACCGGTGCCTGCCCCGCCGACCCGGGCGACGTCCTGATCAGCGCCCGGACGGCCGAGCGGCTCGGCGTCGACGTCGGGGACCGGCTGACCCACCAGGCGAGCCGCCAGGCGGCGATCGCCCTCACCGTCACCGGCACCTACCAGGTCGCCGACCCGCACTCGCCGTACTGGGCCTTCGGCCTGCTCGGCACCGGCGCCGGCACCGACGACGCGAGCACCGACAGCGGTGACCCGGCGTACGCCACCGCCGGCACCCTGGCAGCCACCCCGGCCTCGGCGCTCTCCGTCGACCACCATCTGATCCTGCCCGGCGCCGCCTTCATCGACGGGGTCGACGTGGCGAGCGCACTGCGCCGATCCGCCGGCGGCGGCAGCGGACGCTGGCTGACCCGTACCGACGCCGGCATCCTGGTCAACCAGATCAACCGGCACCGTCAACTGGTCAACCTGGGCGTCGGGGTGGCCGCCGGGCAGTTGCTGCTGCTGTCCTGGTTCGCCCTGTTCTTCGCCGTGCGGCACACCGCCGAGCACCGCCGCCGTGACCTGGGGCTGGTCAAACTCCGGGGCGGTGCCCGATGGCGGGTCTGGCTGCTCACCCTCGGGCAGAGCGGGCTGCCGATGCTCGTCGGCGCGCTGATCGGCCTCGCCGCCGGAGTGCTCTGTGCCCGGCTGCTCGCCGGTGCCGGACCGGACCCGGACCGGCTGGCCACCGCCGCCCGACTCGCCGCCGCCGCGGCCGGTACGGCGGTCGCCGGCGCGCTGGCCGCCGCGATCGCCGCCGACCTGAGTAACGCCCGTGCCGGGGTGGTGGACCTGCTCCGGCACGTCCCGGCGCGCCATCGCGGCTGGCGGGCCGACGTCGTCGACCTGATCGCCGTCGCGGTCGCCGCCGCCGGGCTCTACCAGGCGTACACCGCCACCACCGCGCCGGGCGAGGTCAGCGGCGTCGTGCTGCTCGCCCCGGCGCTGCTCGCGCTCGCCGTCGCGTTGATCGCCGGCCGGTTCGCCACCCCGGGGGCGGCCCGCGCCGGTGCCGCCCTGCTGCGCCAGGGCCGGCTGCCCGCCGCGCTGGCCGCGCTGCACCTGGCCCGCCGCCCGGGCACCGCCCGGCTCGTCGCGCTACTCACCGTCGCGGTGGCGTTGTTCGGTACGGCGATCTCCGGCTGGACCGAGTCGCTCGACGCCCGCGCCACCCGGGCCACCCACGCCGTCGGCACCGACCAGGTCCTCACCGTGCAGGCCCGCAGCCGGGCCCACCTGCTCGCCGCGGTCCGGGCCGCCGACCCGTCCGGCCGACAGGCGATGGCGGTGGTGAGCAACGCCACCGGCTCCGCACAGCAGATCCTGGCGGTGGACACCGCGAGATTCGCCGCCGTCGCCGCCTGGCACCCCTGGTACGGGTCGGCGGCCGCCGAGGTGGCCGCCGCGTTGACCGCGCCGATCACCGGGGTCACGGTGGCCGACGGTGAGCTGCGGCTGACGGCGGTCGGGCCGGCCGACGTACCGGTCAGCGTCGTCGCCTACATGGTCGACCAGGTGGGCAGTCCGGTGACGGCGGTCTTCGGTCCGCTCGGGCCGACCTCCGGCGAACATCGCGCGACGGTCGACGGGTGCGGACCGGACGGCTGCCGGCTCACCGCACTGGAGCTGCGGCAACCAGGCTGGAACGGTCGACCGGTACCGGCCGAGCCGGGGCTGACGGTCACCCTGCGGGAACTGGCCGGCACCACCACCCCCGTGCTGGACCGCGCCTTCTTCGCCGACCTGCGCAACTGGCGCGGCCCGGTCGCGGCCGGTGCGATCGGGCCCGCGTTGACCGTCGCCGACGGGGGCCTGACCGTCACCGCGCCCGGGCCGGGCCGGGACCGGTCGACCCGGGTCCACGTGATCGAGACGCCGGTGCCGCTGCCGGTGGTGCGCTCCGGCCCGGAACTCGCACCGGAGCTGCCCGGCGACCCCCGGCTGGCGGTCTTCGGCGCCGACGACCTGCCGGTGCGGTACGTGGCGGTGGCCGACGCTCTGCCGCAGGCCCGGGTCCGGGGCTACCTGGTCGACCTGGAGCTGGCCGACCGGCTGGCCGGCAGCGCCGGCAGTGGCGACGTCCCTCAGGTGTGGTTGGCCCCCGACGCCCCCGCTGACCTGGCGGACCGGCTCACCGCGCAGGGCCTGACGGTCATCGGCGTCGAATCCCAGGCCGACGTGGTGGAGCAGTTGGGCCGGCAGGGGGCACCGTCGGCGTTGCGCTTCCAACTCGCCGCCGGCCTCATCGGGCTGCTGCTGGCGGCCGGCGCGCTCATGGTGGTCGCGGCGGTGGAGCGGGGCGACCGGTCTGCGGAGCTGACAGCGCTGCGGACGCAGGGTCTGCCGGCCAGGGCCGTCGCCCGGATCGCCTACGGCGGGTACGTCGTCACCGCCGCGCTCGCGGTGGTGGTCGGGCTGCTGGTGACCGTCGTCGGCCGGTTGCCCGTCCTGCAGACGATGCCGGTCTTCGTCGACAACTGGGCGGTGCTGCCGCTGCGGATCGGCCCGCGACCGGTGCCACTGCTGATCACCCTGGTCACCGCGACGGTGGTGCTCGGCTGCGCCGCCGTGTTCGCGGGCCACCGCCTGGTCCGTGCGGTCGAATCCCCCGCCGAGGAGCCTGCCGTCGACACCCGACCCGCCGACCGGAGCCACCGATGA
- a CDS encoding ATP-binding cassette domain-containing protein: MTGLAVSCRRVVQIYRGEAGDVVALSGVDLTINPGEMLALVGPSGSGKSTLVALLAGLMRPSAGRVSVGTYDLGKLSDREISRMRGTQIGVVLQGAVRNLLPYATLRRNVWLAQRRAAATAGIDLDDPDRILDLVGLPGQGGARIADLTPGARQRAALAVGVAASPGLLLVDEPTSQLDTRGRDEVLDALETVNAERGTTIVVVTHDAAVGARLGRAVTIRDGRVGAEGRDGEDFAVVAGDGTVQLPPEVLGDFPPGTLLRVAQVDGAVTLVVGGDAAPPHLLPGDPTPTDPLPGGANSATVD; the protein is encoded by the coding sequence GTGACGGGACTTGCGGTGAGCTGTCGACGGGTCGTGCAGATCTACCGGGGCGAGGCCGGCGACGTTGTCGCGCTCTCCGGTGTCGATCTGACGATCAATCCGGGCGAGATGCTGGCCCTGGTGGGCCCCTCCGGCTCCGGCAAGTCGACCCTGGTGGCGCTGCTCGCCGGACTGATGCGCCCGTCGGCCGGGCGGGTCAGCGTCGGCACGTACGACCTGGGCAAACTCTCCGACCGGGAGATCTCCCGGATGCGGGGTACGCAGATCGGCGTGGTGCTGCAGGGCGCGGTGCGCAACCTGCTGCCGTACGCGACGTTGCGGCGCAACGTGTGGTTGGCGCAGCGGCGGGCCGCCGCCACCGCCGGCATCGACCTGGACGATCCCGACCGCATCCTCGACCTGGTCGGGCTGCCCGGTCAGGGTGGTGCCCGGATCGCCGACCTCACCCCCGGCGCCCGGCAGCGGGCCGCCCTCGCCGTCGGCGTCGCCGCCTCGCCCGGCCTGTTGCTGGTCGACGAACCGACCAGTCAGCTCGACACCCGGGGCCGCGACGAGGTGCTCGACGCGTTGGAGACCGTCAACGCCGAGCGGGGCACCACGATCGTGGTGGTCACCCACGACGCCGCCGTCGGTGCCCGGCTCGGCCGGGCGGTGACCATCAGAGACGGTCGGGTCGGTGCCGAGGGCCGCGACGGTGAGGACTTCGCCGTCGTCGCCGGGGACGGTACGGTGCAGCTGCCGCCCGAGGTGCTCGGCGACTTCCCACCCGGCACGCTGCTGCGGGTGGCCCAGGTCGACGGCGCGGTGACCCTGGTCGTCGGCGGTGACGCCGCCCCGCCGCACCTGCTACCCGGTGACCCGACCCCGACCGACCCGCTGCCCGGTGGCGCCAACAGTGCCACTGTGGACTGA
- a CDS encoding methylmalonyl-CoA mutase family protein: protein MDAEEIAAGRARWQARYDAASTRDADFTTLSGTPVEPLYGPPAGAAVPGFERIGWPGEYPYTRGLYPTGYRGRTWTIRQFAGFGNARQTNERYKMILGAGGGGLSVAFDMPTLMGRDSDDPQSLGEVGHCGVAIDSAADMDVLFDGIDLAAVTTSMTISGPAVPVFCMYLVAAERQGADLATLDGTLQTDIFKEYIAQKEWLFAPEPHLRLIGDLMEFCAERIPRYKPLSVSGYHIREAGSTAAQELAYTLADGFGYVELGLSRGLDVNRFAPGLSFFFDAHVDFFEEIAKFRAARRIWARWLREEYGATDERALWLRFHTQTAGVSLTAQQPVNNVVRTAVEALAAVLGGTNSLHTNALDETLALPTDESAEIALRTQQVLMDETGVANVADPLGGSWYVEALTDRIEAEAEEIFARIRQLGGDGPHPIGPMTSGILRGIEDGWFTGQIAEAAFAYQQAVEAGRKRIVGVNCHTGTVAKELEILRISHEVETEQRRLLAARRADRDDAAVRRRLDELVAVARSGDNMVPVMLDAVRAEATLGEICDALRGEWGVYQEPARF from the coding sequence ATGGACGCCGAAGAGATCGCCGCCGGCCGCGCCCGCTGGCAGGCCCGCTACGACGCGGCGAGCACGCGCGACGCCGACTTCACCACCCTGTCCGGTACGCCGGTGGAGCCGCTGTACGGGCCACCGGCCGGGGCCGCCGTCCCCGGCTTCGAGCGGATCGGCTGGCCCGGCGAGTACCCGTACACCCGGGGGTTGTATCCGACCGGCTACCGGGGGCGGACCTGGACGATCCGGCAGTTCGCCGGGTTCGGCAACGCCCGGCAGACCAACGAGCGGTACAAGATGATCCTCGGCGCCGGCGGCGGTGGACTGTCGGTGGCGTTCGACATGCCGACGCTGATGGGCCGCGACTCCGACGACCCTCAGTCGCTCGGCGAGGTCGGCCACTGCGGCGTGGCGATCGACTCCGCAGCCGACATGGACGTGCTCTTCGACGGCATCGACCTGGCGGCGGTCACCACGTCGATGACCATCTCCGGTCCGGCGGTGCCGGTGTTCTGCATGTACCTGGTCGCCGCCGAACGCCAGGGCGCTGATCTTGCCACTCTGGACGGTACGTTGCAGACCGACATCTTCAAGGAGTACATCGCGCAGAAGGAATGGCTGTTCGCCCCCGAGCCGCACCTGCGGCTGATCGGCGACCTGATGGAGTTCTGCGCCGAGCGGATCCCGCGCTACAAGCCGCTGTCGGTCTCCGGCTACCACATCCGGGAAGCTGGCTCCACCGCCGCCCAGGAGCTCGCGTACACCCTCGCCGACGGCTTCGGCTACGTCGAGCTCGGGCTCTCCCGCGGCCTGGACGTCAACCGGTTCGCCCCCGGGCTGAGTTTCTTCTTCGACGCGCACGTCGACTTCTTCGAGGAGATCGCCAAGTTCCGGGCCGCCCGGCGGATCTGGGCCCGCTGGCTGCGCGAGGAGTACGGCGCCACCGACGAACGTGCCCTGTGGCTGCGGTTCCACACCCAGACCGCCGGGGTGTCGCTGACCGCGCAGCAACCGGTCAACAACGTCGTGCGTACGGCGGTCGAAGCGCTCGCCGCCGTGCTCGGCGGCACCAACTCGCTGCACACCAACGCGCTCGACGAGACCCTCGCGCTGCCGACCGACGAGTCGGCGGAGATCGCGCTGCGGACCCAGCAGGTGCTGATGGACGAGACCGGGGTGGCCAACGTGGCTGACCCGCTCGGCGGCTCCTGGTACGTCGAGGCGCTCACCGACCGGATCGAGGCCGAGGCGGAGGAGATCTTCGCCCGGATCCGCCAGCTCGGCGGCGACGGCCCGCACCCGATCGGTCCGATGACCTCCGGCATCCTGCGCGGTATCGAGGACGGCTGGTTCACCGGGCAGATCGCCGAAGCGGCGTTCGCCTACCAGCAGGCGGTGGAGGCGGGGCGTAAGAGGATCGTCGGGGTGAACTGTCACACCGGCACCGTCGCGAAGGAGCTGGAGATCCTGCGCATCTCCCACGAGGTGGAGACCGAGCAGCGCCGGCTGCTGGCCGCCCGTCGGGCCGACCGCGACGACGCGGCAGTTCGCCGCCGCCTCGACGAGCTGGTCGCGGTCGCGCGCAGCGGGGACAACATGGTGCCGGTGATGCTCGACGCGGTGCGCGCCGAGGCGACCCTCGGGGAGATCTGCGACGCGCTGCGCGGCGAATGGGGCGTCTACCAGGAGCCGGCGCGCTTCTGA